In Natronococcus sp. AD-5, the genomic window CTCGAACGAGTCGACGAGTTCAGAATTTCCCGCTTGCGCCATTGCACTGTCGTAGGGTCGCCATCGTGTATAAATGGTTGCAAAGCGGGGCGAAACTGATCGTCGGTGGTGAACGGACCGTCCCGATCGGAACCCGATGGATCGACGTCACTGACGGGGGGTGAGATTCACTGACTGGTCGTTGCCCGTCGTCTCGTCGAGTCCGTCGACGGAGACGCCGAGCGTCGCGATCGAGCGAACGGCCTCCTCGACGGTGATGTCGACGTCGTAGACGTTCTCGACCGGTACGTGCATGACGAACCCGTTCGTCGTCGGATTCGGACCGAGCGGAACCATGAGCGTCATCATCGCGCTCTCGTCCGCGCTGTGTTCGATTTCCGTCGGGGTGTTCGCCGTCAGAAATCCGAACACGTACGCACCGTTGTGCGGGAACTCGACGAGCTTTACCTCCTGGAACTGGTCCGTTTCGTCGTCGACCAGGATGTCACTGGCCCGTCGTACGCTCTCGTAGAGCGTGCTCACCCCCGGAATCGTCTCCATCGTCGCGTCGACTCGCTTCGAGAGGTGCTTTCCCGGCGTGTACTCGGCGACGAGTCCGATCAGTACGAAGAACGCGAACAGCGACAGCAGCATCGTCAGCTGGATGACGATCGTCGGCGGTTCGTTGGGCCACACGTACGCGACGCCGGTGACGACCGGCGAGAGGACGCCGAGAACGAAATCGACGACGACCAGCAACACGAGCAGAGTAACGACCAACGGAATCGTGAGGACGATCCCGTTGATAACCCACCGTTTGATCAGTTCCGAAACCTCATCCATAATGACCGGTTAGGTGATATTCAGTAGAAGGCGTTCGGCTTGCAGTCAAATCGTGGTCCCGCGGGGTCGGCTAACTCGAAGATACCCCGTCGTCCGGAACGACTTACTTCAAGGGCTTGCGCTGGGTTCGACTACCGTTTATGTGGTTCCGGTTCCAACTAAACGTAGACCCTGGAGGTGGCGCGTTGCCCACGGCTGCCTTTTTCCAGGGTCACTTCGCTCCGGCGAGACTCATCCGGTTCGCGTTCCGCCCGCCCCGAATCGGACGCGCGAGGTGAGAATCCAGTCTGCTGGTACCTCGGAGGTGTGTTTTTATCCGTCGGGCGCCTACGCTCCTCATGAGTCCCAGTTCGTCGTTTCGTTCGGAAACGCAACACCGGGCGCTGCTCGCACGTCTCGAGTCGCTTGCCGCCCGGCTCGAGGCGGCGGAAAGGCACCAGCAACAACTCGAGCGAACGGTCGCTGCGCTCGCCCGCGAAACTGGTCTCTCGGTCGGCTGTCCGTGCACTCACTGTAGCCGGAGCAATATGCTCATGAAGCCCGGGCTACTGTACTGTCCGGAGTGTGGGTACAAACAGTCCATTTGAGACGCGGCCGCTCTGCGAGCAGGCTGCGCTCGTCTGTAGAACTGGTTTCGTTAACAGGTCGTCGGTGCCTGTGTTAGCAGTTGCGCGGTGTCGCTCGTTGGCGACGGTGCGAAACCGTAGTTAGACGCGAACGACGTTCGTCGCGCGCGGGCCCTTGGGGGCTTGTTCGATATCGAATTCGATTTCGGTGCC contains:
- a CDS encoding DUF502 domain-containing protein, with the protein product MDEVSELIKRWVINGIVLTIPLVVTLLVLLVVVDFVLGVLSPVVTGVAYVWPNEPPTIVIQLTMLLSLFAFFVLIGLVAEYTPGKHLSKRVDATMETIPGVSTLYESVRRASDILVDDETDQFQEVKLVEFPHNGAYVFGFLTANTPTEIEHSADESAMMTLMVPLGPNPTTNGFVMHVPVENVYDVDITVEEAVRSIATLGVSVDGLDETTGNDQSVNLTPRQ